From the genome of Burkholderia pyrrocinia:
ACTGCTTCGACGATTTCGTCAACGTGCTGTCGACGGTCGATGCGCTGGTGCTGACGGAAGTCTACGCGGCCGGCGAGGCCGCGATCTCGACGGCCAACGGCGACGCGCTGTCGCGTGCGCTGCGCGCGGTCGGGAAGGTTGACCCGGTGTTCGTCGCGACGGTCGACGACGTGCCGGACGCATTGGCGAAGGTCGCGCAGAACGGCGACGTGGTGATCACGATGGGCGCGGGTTCGATCGGCGGCGTGCCGGCGAAGCTCGTGCAACACACACAACAGAAGGCATGACATGAGCGGGATCGATCCGAAACGTTTCGGCAAGGTGGCGGTGTTGTTCGGCGGCGAGTCCGCCGAGCGCGAGGTGTCGCTTACCTCGGGCCGCCTCGTGCTGCAGGGCCTGCGCGATGCGGGCATCGACGCGCATCCGTTCGATCCGGCCGAGCGACCGCTGGCGGCGCTCAAGGACGAGGGCTTCGAGCGCGCGTTCATCGCGCTGCACGGCGGCTACGGCGAGAACGGCCAGATCCAGGGCGCGCTCGATTTCTACGGGATTCGCTACACGGGCAGCGGCGTGCTCGGGTCGGCGCTCGGCCTCGACAAGTTCCGCACGAAGCTCGTGTGGCAGCAGACGGGCGTGCCGACGCCGCCGTTCGAGACGGTGATGCGCAGCGACGACCTCGCGGCGCGCGCGACCGACATCGTCGCGAAGCTCGGCCTGCCGCTGTTCGTGAAGCCGGCGAGCGAGGGCTCGAGCGTCGCGGTGCTGAAGGTGAAGACGGCCGACGCGTTGCCGGCCGCGCTCGCGGAAGCCGCGACGCACGACAAGATCGTGATCGTCGAGAAGAGCATCGAAGGCGGCGGCGAATACACCGCGTGCATCGCCGGCGATCTCGATCTGCCGCTGATCAAGATCGTGCCGGCGGGCGAGTTCTACGACTACCACGCGAAGTATGTCGCCGACGATACGCAGTACCTGATCCCGTGCGGCTTGCCGGCCGAACAGGAAGCGGAACTGAAGCGCATCGCGCGCCGCGCGTTCGACGTGCTCGGCTGCACCGACTGGGGCCGCGCGGATTTCATGCTCGACGCGACCGGCAATGCGTATTTCCTGGAAGTGAACACGGCCCCCGGGATGACCGACCACTCGCTGCCGCCGAAGGCTGCGCGCGCGGTCGGCATCAGCTATTCGGAGCTGGTCGTGAAGGTGCTGTCGCTCACGCTCAACGACTGACGCAGGAACGGAACGACGTATGTGGAACAACGTTCGCCAACTCAACCTTGCCGCCAGCGCGCTGTACGCGCTGCTGCTGCTCGTGTTGGCGGCGGCCGGCTGCTACTGGCTGATCCAGCGCCCGACGTTCGCGCTGCGGGAAATCCGGATCGACGGCGACACCGAACACATCAACTCGCCGACGGTGCGCGCGGGCGTGGTCGGCCGGCTGAAGGGCAATTTCTTCACGGTGGATCTCGACACGGCGCGCGCCGCGTTCGAGCAGATGCCGTGGGTGCGGCATGCGAGCGTGCGCCGGGTGTGGCCGAATGCGCTGGCTGTCACGCTCGAGGAGTACAAACCGCTCGGGACCTGGGGCAGCGACCAGCTCGTGAGCGTCGACGGCGAGCTGTTCACCGCGAACCAGGGCGAACTGGACAAGGAACTGCCGGCGTTCGACGGCCCGGAGGGCAGTGCGAAGGAAGTCGTCACGCGGTATCGCGACTTCGGGAAATGGTTTGCGCCGCTGAAGGCGGCGCCGGAAGAAGTGACGCTGTCGGCGCGGTACGCGTGGACGGTGAAGCTGTCGAACGGCATGCAGGTCGAGCTGGGCAAGGAGCGCAACAGCGAATCGCTGCATGACCGGAGCCAGCGCCTTGTCGCGGCCTGGCCGGCCGTCACGGAGCGTTGGGGCAACGACATCGAGTACGCGGACCTGCGCTATCCGAACGGATTCGCGATTCGCGCGGCAGGCATGCGGTTCCTGACCGATACCGACAAGCGCAAGAAGTAACGAGAGATCACACGCAAGAGCACTTTATGAGCAAAGACTACAAGGATCTGCTGGTTTCCCTCGACATCGGCACGTCGAAGGTGGTGGCCATCGTCGCCGAGCTGAAGGGCGA
Proteins encoded in this window:
- a CDS encoding cell division protein FtsQ/DivIB produces the protein MWNNVRQLNLAASALYALLLLVLAAAGCYWLIQRPTFALREIRIDGDTEHINSPTVRAGVVGRLKGNFFTVDLDTARAAFEQMPWVRHASVRRVWPNALAVTLEEYKPLGTWGSDQLVSVDGELFTANQGELDKELPAFDGPEGSAKEVVTRYRDFGKWFAPLKAAPEEVTLSARYAWTVKLSNGMQVELGKERNSESLHDRSQRLVAAWPAVTERWGNDIEYADLRYPNGFAIRAAGMRFLTDTDKRKK
- a CDS encoding D-alanine--D-alanine ligase yields the protein MSGIDPKRFGKVAVLFGGESAEREVSLTSGRLVLQGLRDAGIDAHPFDPAERPLAALKDEGFERAFIALHGGYGENGQIQGALDFYGIRYTGSGVLGSALGLDKFRTKLVWQQTGVPTPPFETVMRSDDLAARATDIVAKLGLPLFVKPASEGSSVAVLKVKTADALPAALAEAATHDKIVIVEKSIEGGGEYTACIAGDLDLPLIKIVPAGEFYDYHAKYVADDTQYLIPCGLPAEQEAELKRIARRAFDVLGCTDWGRADFMLDATGNAYFLEVNTAPGMTDHSLPPKAARAVGISYSELVVKVLSLTLND